The following DNA comes from Candidatus Hydrogenedentota bacterium.
CCGCGGACATGGCAGGCTGTGCCAAGACACGCGCACAAATAGTGTTTCCCCCGTGGCTTGAGGCAGAACGATCTATAGAATGTCGCCACTCCGTAAAGGTCTACCAGCGAACGGCGGGTCATGTCTGACACTACCCTGAGCGCAGGCTCGGGAAGATACCCGTGTATTGTCTGGATTTCCTCCAGAATCGCGATTATCCCGCCGCAATCGGCATCATGCCTCTTGATGATTTCCAGGATCTCTTGCCGGTCCACACATCTTTCCAAGGGTTTCTCTCCATCCTTCCGGTTGCCCGCCGTGGCTCAGCGGTACTCCTCGCAGTGCCACACGCCCCCCTCGAGTTGGAAAAACAGACATGACCTGCGATTTGCGCAGTCCACACAAATGCCATGAAGCCGGCCAAGGTCGCGCAGGCTGATGTCACTTGTTCTCTTTGCGTTTTCGGGCGCGGGAAGCTGGAGGCCTTCATACGAGCCGCATGTCACGACGGGCTCTCCCGACTCGGCCGGAATCGCGCACCCCGCTCCCCACTTGCACTTGCTGCACAATGGTACGGTTGATTGTATGTTCATCGTGTGGGGTCCTGCCTCAACGCCGAATACTGCTTGGGAATAGCAGATCTCATACCAATGAGATCCTGCCGCCAAAATGGCCCTGTTTCCTGAGCCTCAGTACCTTGAAGTCCGGCTTCTGTCAAGAACAAGAAGAAGTCATTGAACGATCCGCATAAACAATTGCAGTGCAAGTACTTATATTGTGTGACAACTGTGGGGTTTCTTCCCGATTCTCTGGTTTCTGGGCAACGCCCGCGTCACCCTCTATTCTGCGTGGAAGCAGGAGGAACTCACTTGGCGGAATATGGACGGACAGCGGGGAGATTTCGCCCGCCGGGGAAAAACTCCCCAGTTTCCCTGAGTGCGCGAGAACGTCCGGGGAAGGCTGGTCAGCGCTGACCTGGCTTGGGGGAGTCACCCTGCCCGTCGAGGACGGCTGTGACCTTGTCCCGCAAAGTCTTACGGTCGATACCGAGGATTTTCGCGGCCTGCGTCTTGTTGCCGCCCAGGCTGGCAAGCACGTTGCTGACGTACTCGGCTTCGACTTCCGCCAGGGTGCGGTCGAGGCCAGTTCTGCTCAAGGGCGAGAAGCGCATGAGCGGCGGCAGGTCCGGCGCGTCGATGATATCGCCGTCCGTCATGAGAACGAGCCGCTGGACGACGTTCTCCAGTTCGCGGACGTTGCCGGGCCATTCGTAGTTCCTCAAGACGGCCATCGACCGGTCCGAAAAGCGGGGTTCAGTGCGGCCGAGCTCGGCGGCAAATCGCCTGGCAAAATGCCTGGCCAGCAGCAGGATGTCTTCTCCGCGCTCCCGCAGGGGGGGCAGGACAAGGGTAATGACGTTCAGCCGGTAGAACAGGTCTTTTCGAAAAGCATCCTTTTTTACGAGTCCCAGGAGGTCCTTATTGGTGGCGGCCACGATGCGGACATCCACTTTGCGGGCCCGGCTTGACCCGACCATGCAGACCTCCTT
Coding sequences within:
- a CDS encoding NAD(P)H-dependent oxidoreductase subunit E, translating into MERCVDRQEILEIIKRHDADCGGIIAILEEIQTIHGYLPEPALRVVSDMTRRSLVDLYGVATFYRSFCLKPRGKHYLCACLGTACHVRGGPTVAEELERQLGIKAGETTEDGEFTLETVNCLGACALGPIVVADGVYHSKVDGAGVRKLLRKLRTQHELPAAQVKVAASSI